The following coding sequences are from one Paenibacillus sp. JDR-2 window:
- a CDS encoding DsbA family oxidoreductase, whose product MKNVTIDVFMDTVCPWCRMGDASLRTALKELPEGINATVRYHAYQLNPGIRKEGEDYRKVMIGRLGGEAQFEARMKQYNQSGARFGLNYNMDLVKVTPNTELSHQLIAITPERLQSNLIVNLYTAYFEQGLDLGNVDTLTEIAQASGVTDDRDALKVRLLKGEGLEKVEEGQRDAQQLGIRGVPFYVINEKFALSGLQSPSDLVHALTQQ is encoded by the coding sequence ATGAAAAACGTAACGATCGACGTCTTTATGGATACGGTATGTCCCTGGTGCCGAATGGGGGATGCTAGCCTGAGAACCGCGCTAAAGGAGCTTCCCGAAGGCATAAACGCTACGGTTCGATACCATGCGTACCAGTTGAACCCCGGCATTCGCAAGGAAGGCGAGGACTACCGGAAGGTCATGATCGGCCGTTTGGGCGGTGAAGCGCAATTCGAAGCAAGAATGAAGCAGTATAACCAGAGCGGCGCTCGTTTCGGCTTGAATTACAATATGGATCTCGTAAAAGTAACGCCAAATACGGAATTGTCGCATCAGCTGATCGCGATTACGCCGGAGCGCCTGCAGTCGAATTTAATTGTGAATCTATACACGGCTTATTTTGAGCAAGGATTGGACCTTGGCAATGTGGACACGCTTACGGAAATAGCGCAGGCAAGCGGGGTCACGGATGATCGCGATGCTCTTAAAGTGCGACTTCTTAAGGGAGAAGGGCTAGAGAAGGTGGAAGAAGGACAGCGCGATGCGCAGCAGCTGGGTATCCGGGGCGTTCCTTTCTATGTGATTAACGAAAAGTTTGCCCTATCCGGTCTGCAATCCCCTTCGGATTTGGTCCATGCGTTGACGCAGCAGTAA
- a CDS encoding tautomerase family protein, with protein MPIVNIQVTREGTSTERDSITAEEKAALIKGVSEVLLNVLNKPLESTFVVIEEVDTDNWGWGGLPALEYRRKVAAEKAAAKG; from the coding sequence ATGCCAATCGTAAATATTCAAGTCACGCGCGAAGGCACGTCAACTGAGCGGGATTCGATCACCGCGGAAGAGAAAGCCGCCCTTATTAAGGGCGTCAGCGAAGTACTGCTTAACGTACTGAATAAGCCGCTCGAATCAACCTTTGTTGTTATTGAAGAAGTCGATACCGATAATTGGGGCTGGGGCGGTCTGCCGGCTCTGGAGTACCGCCGCAAGGTGGCTGCGGAGAAGGCCGCTGCTAAAGGTTAA
- a CDS encoding LysR family transcriptional regulator, with amino-acid sequence MDQSLLVFMAVAEMRNFTRAAEALHMTQPAVSQHIQALENNIGTKLLDRSNKHVRLSKAGEIVYRHGKEIEGLYTRMQRLVDDLMHNASGLLSIGASYTFGEYVLPHAIAYLQANYPLIKPTITIGNTKEISSLVAGGQLDIGIVEGELEHGKLYAESLAKDRMYVVTALSHPLGAADDIDAARLQQEIWIVREEGSGTREVTERMFLEQGLNPENRMVFGSTQIIKESVEAGLGISLLSHWAVRKEIALGTISKLTVGGRPVERDFSLLTGLHQQHTKAAEVFIGILRERKGWPEQA; translated from the coding sequence GTGGATCAGTCGTTGCTTGTCTTTATGGCGGTCGCAGAAATGCGTAATTTTACGCGTGCCGCAGAGGCGCTTCATATGACTCAGCCGGCAGTGAGCCAGCATATTCAAGCGCTGGAGAACAATATCGGAACCAAGCTGCTCGACCGCAGCAATAAGCATGTCCGGTTGAGCAAGGCAGGGGAGATTGTATATAGGCATGGCAAGGAGATAGAAGGGCTGTATACACGCATGCAGCGGCTGGTGGACGATCTGATGCATAACGCCAGCGGCTTGCTGTCCATTGGCGCCAGCTATACGTTTGGGGAATACGTGCTGCCGCATGCCATCGCGTACTTGCAGGCCAACTATCCGCTCATTAAACCGACCATTACAATCGGCAACACGAAGGAGATCAGCTCGCTTGTTGCCGGGGGGCAGCTGGATATCGGCATTGTGGAAGGCGAGCTGGAGCACGGGAAGCTGTACGCCGAGTCTTTGGCCAAGGACCGGATGTATGTGGTGACGGCTTTATCCCATCCTCTTGGCGCTGCTGACGATATTGATGCCGCAAGGCTGCAGCAGGAGATCTGGATCGTTAGGGAAGAGGGCTCGGGGACACGGGAAGTGACCGAGCGGATGTTCCTCGAGCAGGGGCTGAACCCGGAGAACCGCATGGTATTTGGCAGCACGCAGATTATTAAGGAGTCTGTTGAAGCGGGCCTTGGCATCTCGTTATTGTCCCATTGGGCAGTGCGCAAAGAGATTGCGCTTGGCACCATCAGCAAGCTGACCGTTGGCGGCAGACCGGTCGAACGCGATTTCTCGCTTTTGACCGGATTGCATCAGCAGCATACAAAAGCGGCAGAGGTGTTTATCGGGATTTTGCGGGAGCGAAAGGGCTGGCCGGAGCAGGCCTAA
- a CDS encoding YeiH family protein — protein MSTLTHSTFTPKNKRFLQPLNWLCGLLLTAAVATAAYELARVPGLDRLGQMALALTGTIIARQFLGYPERLRAGIQFASKHLLRLAIVLCGLRLNISLLLHQGPALLLQGAVTIILAIGLTLGIARLLKADAPLSLLLGIGTGICGAAAIAAVSPIVKARDEDTAVSAGLIALIGTAAAIGYTVLQPMLPLTAGQYGIWSGLTLHEIAHVPLAAAAAGQDAVNAGLLAKLSRVLLLVPVSFILMLIMKRKNRGNNASGTTIAFPWFLLGFAAMSLFGSLTPGTPLELPAHVTDQLLKAPSFLLAMAMVGLGLNVDLRALKDKALRPLAAMAAATVLLSAATYLLVYYVY, from the coding sequence ATGAGTACGTTAACCCATTCTACCTTTACTCCTAAAAATAAACGTTTCCTCCAGCCGCTCAACTGGCTGTGCGGCCTTCTGCTGACGGCCGCGGTCGCAACAGCCGCCTATGAGCTGGCCCGCGTGCCGGGACTTGACCGTCTCGGTCAGATGGCCCTGGCGCTGACGGGCACCATTATCGCCCGTCAATTTCTAGGATACCCGGAGAGACTCCGGGCAGGCATTCAATTCGCTTCGAAGCATCTCCTGCGTCTCGCTATTGTATTATGCGGACTGCGGCTGAACATCAGCCTGCTGCTCCACCAAGGTCCGGCCCTCCTGCTGCAAGGTGCCGTAACGATCATCCTTGCGATTGGCCTAACACTCGGCATCGCCCGTCTGCTGAAGGCCGATGCTCCGCTGTCCCTGCTTCTTGGCATCGGCACCGGCATATGCGGAGCGGCGGCTATTGCAGCCGTATCCCCCATCGTGAAAGCCCGCGACGAAGACACCGCGGTCAGCGCCGGTCTAATCGCCTTGATCGGCACGGCCGCCGCAATCGGCTATACCGTGCTTCAGCCGATGCTTCCGCTTACTGCCGGGCAATACGGGATATGGAGCGGTCTTACGCTTCATGAGATCGCCCACGTGCCCCTGGCTGCCGCCGCAGCAGGCCAGGACGCCGTTAACGCCGGTCTGCTTGCGAAGCTAAGCCGGGTGCTGCTGCTCGTGCCGGTCAGCTTTATTCTGATGCTGATCATGAAGCGCAAGAACAGGGGCAATAACGCCTCCGGAACAACCATTGCCTTCCCGTGGTTCCTGCTTGGCTTTGCGGCTATGAGCCTCTTCGGAAGCCTGACCCCCGGTACACCTCTTGAGCTGCCGGCCCACGTAACCGATCAGCTGCTGAAAGCCCCGTCGTTCCTGCTCGCGATGGCTATGGTTGGTCTTGGCCTGAACGTGGATTTACGCGCCCTGAAAGACAAAGCGCTGCGCCCGCTTGCCGCGATGGCAGCCGCTACCGTGCTGCTCTCGGCTGCGACTTACCTGCTTGTCTACTATGTTTATTGA